From a single Tachypleus tridentatus isolate NWPU-2018 chromosome 6, ASM421037v1, whole genome shotgun sequence genomic region:
- the LOC143253212 gene encoding proteolipid protein DM beta-like isoform X2, with amino-acid sequence MSCKGCRKCTSKVPFPSIIATVMCLAGSGMFLGYAYKGITLTIQMYEVVFQVKVEGFTDLRVVFVVISLLSAILGTLLMVVSFRATGSIRNILYFGWKARIGGRISCGLFLVTAYIVQIGWITILTCVTIIMFVFQLSRGLCNNLSAADSKKECIDLSQFDFMFPNGIKYENLIICSEGKVKEFCNDYVEEGVGMYIMASAASVVIILSLVLEGYLC; translated from the exons GTTGTAGAAAATGCACATCAAAAGTGCCCTTTCCTTCTATTATTGCCACAGTGATGTGTCTTGCAGGGTCAGGAATGTTTTTAGGTTATGCATATAAAGGAATCACTTTAACCATCCAGATGTACGAGGTCGTTTTCCAAGTTAAAGTCGAAGG TTTCACAGATCTTCGAGTGGTATTCGTGGTTATTTCACTGTTATCAGCTATTTTGGGCACCTTATTGATGGTCGTTAGTTTCCGAGCTACAGGATCAATAAGGAATATACTCTATTTTGGCTGGAAGGCTCGAATAGGAGGCCGTATCTCTTGTGGTTTG TTTCTGGTGACAGCCTACATTGTGCAAATCGGATGGATTACCATTCTTACCTGTGTGACTATcatcatgtttgtttttcaattaagcCGGGGACTGTGTAATAATTTAAGTGCTGCAGATTCTAAGAAAGAGTGCATTGATTTGTCTCAGTTTG atttcATGTTTCCAAAcggaataaaatatgaaaatctgATAATATGTTCAGAGGGAAAGGTCAAAGAGTTCTGTAATGATTAC GTGGAAGAGGGAGTTGGAATGTACATCATGGCAAGTGCAGCCAGTGTAGTTATTATCTTAAGTTTG